A single window of Paenibacillus sp. SYP-B4298 DNA harbors:
- the aroC gene encoding chorismate synthase, with translation MSLRYLTAGETHGPQLTAIIEGLPSNLSIDFEELNFQLQRRQKGHGRGRRMQIEKDTAQIVGGVRHGRTTGAPVALVVANNDWKHWTSVMNIEPIEGSDEEKRRVHRPRPGHADLNGGLKYDLKDLRNVLERSSARETAARVAVGAIARQLLAEFGIKVAGQVIRIGEIEAPPHSLPIDELIERTEQSPVRVVDKETEERMTAYIDQIKAEGDSIGGIVECIIEGVPVGLGSHVQWDRKLDGRIAQAVVSINAFKGCEIGIGFEAAKLRGSQVHDEIMYDAERGYHRATNRLGGFEGGMTNGEQIVVRGVMKPIPTLYKPLRSVDIDTKEPFTAQVERSDSCAVPAASVVLEHVVTWEVARAFLEKFGGDSIEEIRANLNNYLEQVGRY, from the coding sequence TTGAGCTTACGTTATTTGACAGCGGGCGAGACGCATGGGCCGCAGCTTACAGCTATCATAGAAGGGTTGCCAAGCAATCTGAGCATTGATTTTGAGGAGCTGAACTTTCAGCTTCAGCGTCGCCAGAAGGGACATGGCCGCGGTCGGCGCATGCAGATCGAGAAGGATACGGCGCAGATTGTCGGCGGTGTGCGCCATGGCAGAACAACCGGCGCTCCTGTGGCGCTCGTCGTGGCCAACAATGATTGGAAGCATTGGACATCGGTGATGAACATCGAGCCGATCGAGGGCAGCGATGAAGAGAAGCGCCGTGTGCATCGTCCTCGTCCGGGACATGCTGATCTGAATGGCGGCTTGAAGTATGACCTCAAGGATCTGCGCAATGTGCTCGAGCGCTCCAGCGCTCGCGAGACGGCTGCCCGTGTGGCGGTGGGAGCAATCGCCCGCCAACTGCTGGCGGAATTCGGCATTAAGGTGGCCGGTCAGGTCATTCGGATCGGCGAGATTGAGGCGCCGCCTCATTCCCTGCCAATCGATGAGCTGATTGAGCGTACAGAGCAATCGCCAGTGCGTGTCGTCGATAAGGAAACCGAGGAGAGAATGACGGCCTATATTGACCAGATCAAGGCGGAGGGCGACTCGATCGGCGGCATCGTCGAGTGCATCATCGAGGGCGTCCCTGTCGGACTGGGCAGCCACGTGCAATGGGATCGCAAACTGGACGGACGGATCGCTCAGGCCGTTGTCTCGATCAATGCGTTCAAGGGATGCGAGATCGGCATAGGCTTTGAAGCGGCGAAGCTGAGAGGCTCACAGGTGCATGACGAGATTATGTATGATGCGGAGCGCGGCTATCACCGGGCGACGAATCGTCTGGGCGGATTCGAGGGCGGCATGACGAACGGCGAGCAGATCGTGGTGCGCGGGGTCATGAAGCCGATCCCGACGCTGTACAAGCCATTGCGCAGTGTCGATATCGATACGAAGGAGCCGTTCACAGCGCAGGTGGAGCGTTCGGATAGCTGTGCGGTGCCGGCTGCGAGCGTCGTGCTGGAGCATGTAGTGACCTGGGAGGTTGCGCGCGCATTTCTGGAGAAATTCGGCGGCGATTCGATTGAGGAGATTCGCGCCAACCTGAACAACTACCTTGAGCAAGTGGGGCGATACTAA
- the trpE gene encoding anthranilate synthase component I yields the protein MTNELQKVMSLAGEYNLIPIVRHAMADTETPIRLFQHFYREKRAFLLESVEGGVKWARYSFIGTDPFMMISGKQGEMVIEQHGEKRVFKDKPIETLKAYLSSYRSPASNELPPFTGGAIGFFGYDLLQYYEKLPAHRLDDLQMNDLQFMFCDQIIVFDHFKQQLQVIGNVHIPEQATDEQIRSAYETTVAKITAVLERLQQPPALPVMASGIVPADPELGEVHSNVTKEQFIANVEQAKEYIRSGDIFQVVLSQRFSIETEVDPLQVYRILRTMNPSPYMYYLKMDDEVIVGTSPEALVKVDHGRVETRPIAGTRPRGKTPEQDLQLERELLADEKERAEHLMLVDLGRNDIGRVCEFGSVTCDSYMEIERYSHVMHIVSNVSGKLRADKDFFDAFVSCLPAGTVSGAPKLRAMEIIAELENEARGAYAGAIGYLGFGGSLNTCITIRTIIFKQGKAYVQAGAGIVWDSVPESEYMETVNKAMALLKAIRAAELMFPVQSPAPQDGIKVTNIDYHLKA from the coding sequence ATGACAAATGAGCTGCAGAAGGTCATGTCGTTGGCTGGTGAATATAACTTGATTCCGATTGTACGCCACGCGATGGCGGATACGGAGACGCCAATCCGATTGTTTCAGCATTTTTATCGCGAGAAGCGGGCATTTCTGCTGGAGAGTGTAGAGGGCGGGGTCAAATGGGCGCGTTATTCGTTCATCGGCACGGACCCGTTCATGATGATTTCGGGCAAGCAGGGCGAGATGGTGATCGAGCAGCATGGAGAGAAGCGGGTGTTCAAGGATAAGCCGATTGAGACGCTCAAGGCTTACCTGAGCAGCTACCGCAGTCCGGCAAGCAACGAGCTGCCGCCCTTTACGGGGGGAGCGATCGGGTTTTTCGGCTATGATCTGCTGCAATATTATGAGAAGCTTCCTGCCCATCGACTCGATGATCTCCAGATGAATGATCTGCAATTCATGTTCTGCGACCAGATTATCGTATTCGATCATTTCAAGCAGCAGTTGCAGGTGATCGGCAATGTTCATATTCCCGAGCAGGCGACAGATGAACAGATTCGCAGTGCCTATGAGACGACCGTTGCGAAAATTACCGCTGTACTGGAACGGCTGCAGCAGCCGCCAGCATTGCCAGTGATGGCGAGCGGAATCGTGCCGGCTGATCCTGAGCTCGGCGAGGTGCATTCGAATGTAACGAAGGAGCAGTTCATTGCCAATGTGGAGCAGGCGAAGGAATATATTCGATCAGGCGATATTTTCCAGGTCGTTCTATCCCAGCGGTTCAGCATCGAGACAGAGGTTGATCCGCTGCAGGTGTACCGTATTCTGCGGACGATGAATCCGTCTCCATATATGTATTATCTGAAAATGGACGATGAGGTCATCGTCGGCACATCGCCAGAGGCGCTCGTCAAGGTGGATCATGGACGGGTGGAGACCCGGCCGATTGCAGGCACGAGGCCGCGCGGCAAGACACCGGAGCAGGATCTGCAGCTCGAGCGTGAGCTGCTGGCCGATGAGAAGGAGCGAGCGGAGCATCTTATGCTGGTTGACCTGGGACGCAACGACATTGGCCGCGTCTGCGAGTTCGGCTCCGTAACCTGTGATTCCTATATGGAGATTGAACGATACTCGCATGTTATGCATATCGTCTCCAACGTCTCGGGCAAGCTGCGCGCTGACAAGGATTTCTTTGATGCCTTCGTCTCCTGCCTGCCGGCCGGAACGGTATCTGGCGCACCGAAGCTGCGGGCGATGGAGATTATCGCCGAGCTGGAGAATGAAGCTCGCGGCGCTTATGCAGGAGCAATCGGCTACCTGGGCTTTGGCGGCAGTCTGAATACATGCATTACGATCCGCACGATTATCTTCAAGCAGGGCAAGGCCTATGTGCAGGCCGGAGCCGGAATCGTCTGGGATTCGGTGCCAGAGAGCGAGTATA
- a CDS encoding CheR family methyltransferase, translating into MEDQDFALFISRIKEKTAIDLGQYKEAQMKRRLTTLRMKHGYMTFKAYWEALQTSPKLMEEFLDRMTINVSEFWRNPTRWLALEQKFMPELLRDNKSLKIWSAACSTGEEPYTLAMILDRLGVLERASLLATDLDAGVLAKAARGEYADRSVKDVPKPYLQSYFTSQGDTYTVTDKLKKAVRFKQHNLLHDRFEGPFDLIVCRNVMIYFTDDAKQQLYHHFSRALRPGGLLFVGSTEQIFSPAQYNLETVETFFYRRTP; encoded by the coding sequence GTGGAGGATCAGGATTTTGCACTGTTTATATCGAGGATCAAAGAGAAGACAGCGATCGATCTGGGGCAATACAAGGAAGCTCAGATGAAGCGCAGGCTGACGACGCTGCGCATGAAGCATGGCTATATGACGTTCAAGGCTTATTGGGAGGCGTTGCAGACCTCGCCCAAGCTGATGGAGGAATTTCTGGATCGGATGACGATCAATGTGTCAGAGTTTTGGCGCAACCCGACCCGATGGCTCGCGCTGGAGCAAAAATTCATGCCGGAGCTGCTGAGGGACAACAAAAGCTTGAAAATCTGGAGCGCCGCCTGCTCGACGGGCGAGGAGCCGTACACCTTGGCGATGATTCTTGATCGACTCGGCGTCTTGGAGCGGGCCTCGCTGCTGGCGACGGACCTGGATGCAGGTGTACTGGCCAAAGCGGCCAGAGGAGAATACGCTGACCGCTCGGTCAAGGATGTTCCCAAGCCCTATCTGCAGTCGTATTTCACGAGTCAGGGGGATACATATACCGTTACTGACAAGCTCAAAAAAGCGGTTCGCTTCAAGCAGCATAACCTGCTGCATGACCGCTTCGAGGGGCCGTTTGACCTGATCGTATGCCGCAATGTGATGATTTATTTTACAGATGATGCCAAGCAGCAATTATATCATCATTTTTCCAGAGCACTGCGGCCAGGCGGCCTGCTGTTTGTCGGCAGCACGGAGCAGATTTTCTCTCCTGCACAGTATAATCTAGAGACAGTGGAAACCTTCTTCTACCGCCGCACCCCGTAG
- the mtrB gene encoding trp RNA-binding attenuation protein MtrB, producing the protein MEPTNGEYIVIKAHEQGVHVIGLTRGQNTKFHHTEKLDRGEILIAQFTDHTSAIKIRGKATVLTKYGTVESDD; encoded by the coding sequence ATGGAGCCGACTAATGGTGAATATATTGTAATCAAGGCTCATGAGCAGGGTGTGCATGTCATCGGCTTAACGAGGGGACAGAACACCAAGTTCCACCACACTGAAAAGCTGGATCGCGGTGAAATACTTATTGCTCAATTTACGGACCACACTTCCGCAATCAAGATTCGGGGCAAGGCTACGGTTCTAACCAAATACGGAACCGTTGAATCAGACGATTGA
- a CDS encoding UbiA-like polyprenyltransferase produces MIRKIGIFLEMIKFEHSIFALPFAFVGAILGAVVLEQRLPLWSEIGWIILAMIGARSAAMGLNRLIDQAIDLRNPRTANRALPAGLLKAGEVLVFIAISFVLLFVAAFRLDPLSVKLLPVAVFMLVIYSYTKRFTWLCHVVLGLTIGLAPLGGWVAITGRIDATALLLYLSVALWTAGFDIIYACQDADFDREEKLYSIPSRFGVATALWIARIFHLVTAVGFIVLFAVTDLSWGYLVGTLIAVAILFYEHTLVKPYDLSKLNMAFFTMNGVLSMVIFVFTLFDLVVLRKW; encoded by the coding sequence ATGATTCGCAAAATTGGCATTTTTCTTGAAATGATCAAATTTGAGCATAGTATTTTTGCTTTGCCCTTTGCTTTTGTCGGCGCCATTCTTGGCGCTGTTGTTTTGGAGCAGCGTCTGCCGCTCTGGTCTGAGATCGGTTGGATCATCCTTGCGATGATCGGAGCACGCAGTGCCGCTATGGGCCTGAATCGGCTCATTGATCAGGCCATTGACCTGCGCAACCCGCGCACGGCTAATCGCGCGCTGCCTGCTGGACTGTTGAAGGCCGGCGAAGTACTGGTATTTATCGCTATTTCATTTGTGCTGCTGTTCGTTGCTGCGTTCCGTCTCGACCCGCTGTCGGTGAAGCTGCTTCCCGTAGCGGTCTTTATGCTCGTTATCTACTCCTATACGAAGCGCTTCACCTGGCTCTGCCATGTTGTGCTTGGCCTGACCATCGGCCTTGCTCCACTAGGCGGCTGGGTAGCAATTACCGGCCGGATCGACGCCACAGCATTGCTGCTCTATCTGTCGGTCGCGCTATGGACGGCAGGCTTTGACATTATCTACGCTTGTCAGGACGCCGACTTTGACCGTGAGGAGAAGCTGTACTCGATTCCTTCCCGCTTTGGAGTGGCTACAGCGCTGTGGATCGCCCGCATTTTCCATCTCGTGACGGCTGTCGGCTTCATCGTGCTGTTTGCTGTGACCGATCTGAGCTGGGGCTATCTGGTCGGAACATTGATTGCCGTGGCGATCCTGTTCTATGAGCACACACTGGTCAAGCCATATGATCTGAGCAAGCTGAATATGGCATTCTTTACGATGAATGGTGTGCTCAGTATGGTGATATTTGTATTTACCTTATTCGACCTGGTGGTGCTGCGCAAATGGTAA
- the ndk gene encoding nucleoside-diphosphate kinase produces the protein MERTFLMVKPDGVQRGLVGEIVSRFEKKGLQLVAAKFMKLDEELASSHYAEHVGKPFYPKLIEFITSGPVFAMVWQGDQAIGLARALIGKTDALVAAPGTIRSDFAVHTNFNLIHGSDSLESAEREIALYFKPEELIDYEHLMQRWI, from the coding sequence ATGGAAAGAACCTTTTTGATGGTGAAGCCCGATGGCGTGCAGCGCGGACTCGTTGGGGAGATCGTCAGCCGCTTCGAGAAGAAGGGGCTGCAACTGGTGGCTGCCAAATTTATGAAGCTGGATGAGGAATTGGCCTCCTCCCATTATGCGGAGCATGTCGGCAAGCCATTCTACCCGAAGCTTATCGAGTTCATTACGTCAGGACCTGTGTTTGCCATGGTGTGGCAAGGGGATCAGGCGATTGGACTGGCCAGGGCGCTGATCGGCAAGACGGATGCGCTGGTGGCTGCGCCGGGAACGATTCGCTCGGACTTTGCTGTACATACGAATTTCAATCTCATTCATGGCTCGGATTCCCTGGAGAGCGCAGAGCGCGAGATTGCGCTGTACTTTAAGCCGGAGGAACTGATTGATTACGAGCATTTGATGCAGCGCTGGATTTAA
- the aroH gene encoding chorismate mutase, with product MSVRGIRGATTVEVNEEGVILAATSELLQEIVKENQIIPTDICSIWITVTQDLDATFPAKVIREMAGWELVPLMCSLEVPVKGSLEKCIRFMVHVNTDKQQSEIRHVYLGRARALRPDFSAKS from the coding sequence GTGAGTGTGCGGGGTATTCGAGGGGCAACAACAGTAGAAGTCAATGAAGAGGGCGTTATTTTGGCGGCGACCAGCGAGCTGCTGCAGGAGATCGTGAAGGAAAACCAGATCATTCCGACAGACATTTGCAGCATCTGGATTACGGTGACGCAAGACCTGGACGCGACGTTTCCGGCCAAGGTGATTCGTGAGATGGCCGGCTGGGAGCTTGTTCCACTGATGTGTTCGCTGGAGGTTCCGGTCAAGGGGAGCCTGGAGAAATGCATTCGTTTCATGGTTCATGTTAATACGGATAAGCAGCAGAGCGAGATTCGCCATGTCTATCTGGGCAGAGCGCGGGCGTTGCGACCGGATTTTAGCGCCAAATCCTAA
- a CDS encoding menaquinone biosynthesis protein: MKDNRPFRLGRIDYANAWPLFHYISEETADGLEIVRDVPSGLNRALQTGDIDMSAISSFSYAENADRYYILPELSVSSPSRVNSILLFLNKPLDEVLCGTIAVTNTSATSVNLLRVLMEQRFGGAPTYVAQPPNLDAMLAKADAALLIGDPAIRASWQQRGGTVLDLGELWRNWTGHGMTFALVAVRRELAPSAAHVIERIYRAMQDSKRRSLQELEPLVSKARTLIGGTAEYWHRYFTELKFDFGPREQAGLQLYYDYAYELGLLKRKVKMEYWPTISAVQVNE, from the coding sequence ATGAAGGATAACCGTCCATTTCGTCTGGGTCGCATCGATTACGCGAATGCCTGGCCGCTCTTCCATTACATCAGCGAGGAGACGGCGGATGGTCTGGAGATCGTCCGTGACGTTCCGAGCGGGCTGAATCGTGCGTTGCAGACGGGTGACATCGACATGTCGGCGATCTCGTCTTTTTCCTACGCTGAGAATGCCGACCGTTATTACATTCTGCCGGAGCTGTCGGTCAGCAGCCCAAGCCGCGTTAATTCGATATTATTATTTTTGAACAAGCCGCTGGATGAGGTGCTATGTGGAACGATAGCCGTTACCAATACGTCGGCGACATCCGTGAATTTGCTAAGGGTATTGATGGAGCAAAGGTTCGGCGGCGCACCGACATATGTGGCTCAGCCGCCCAATCTGGATGCGATGCTAGCCAAGGCAGATGCTGCGCTTCTCATAGGCGACCCGGCGATCAGGGCTTCCTGGCAGCAGCGCGGAGGAACGGTGCTTGATCTGGGCGAGCTGTGGCGCAACTGGACAGGTCATGGCATGACCTTCGCGCTCGTCGCTGTGCGCCGGGAGCTTGCACCATCCGCAGCGCATGTAATTGAAAGAATCTACAGAGCGATGCAAGACAGCAAGCGCCGCAGTCTGCAGGAGCTGGAGCCTCTTGTGAGCAAGGCACGTACCCTAATTGGAGGGACAGCGGAGTACTGGCACCGATATTTTACCGAGCTGAAATTTGATTTTGGCCCCAGGGAGCAGGCGGGTCTGCAACTGTATTATGATTATGCCTATGAGCTGGGGCTGCTGAAGCGCAAGGTGAAGATGGAATATTGGCCCACTATATCTGCTGTACAGGTGAACGAATGA
- a CDS encoding heptaprenyl diphosphate synthase component 1, with the protein METYRIPEMASKYTNYDMIRNYTELPAFPDYRVRLLYAFLSDEHEAGRHGELYALAVSLVQLGLDTHDLIDTDTEDKPEQAMRSRQLKVLAGDYFSSRFYHLLSQEGQIDVIKKLSGAICEVNRMKMSLYMRMKQLRLTAEDYLRTCIKLKTELFEVFAGMLEEGSRGQWPEIMYGFTRCEVMADELERIEVAGRFKGSWAYWHVLEEGTEEEKRRLQDNAEEEWMVRELLAKYHIRSQLSVQLAQAVEHAQSLAKRLDSNKLVQELQRIGDSFLQPLATAPAFNEMR; encoded by the coding sequence ATGGAAACTTATCGCATACCAGAAATGGCTAGCAAATATACCAACTATGATATGATTCGGAACTACACAGAATTGCCGGCCTTCCCGGATTACCGCGTTCGCCTGCTCTATGCCTTCCTGTCTGATGAACATGAGGCAGGGCGGCATGGCGAGCTGTATGCGCTCGCGGTCTCGCTTGTTCAATTAGGCCTGGATACCCATGATTTAATTGATACCGATACGGAAGACAAGCCCGAGCAAGCGATGCGCTCCAGGCAGCTTAAGGTGCTGGCAGGAGATTACTTCAGCAGCCGCTTCTACCATCTGCTGTCCCAAGAGGGGCAGATTGATGTCATCAAGAAGCTGAGCGGCGCCATCTGCGAAGTGAACCGGATGAAGATGAGCCTGTACATGCGGATGAAGCAGTTGCGATTGACGGCGGAGGATTATCTTCGCACCTGCATTAAGCTGAAGACAGAGCTGTTCGAGGTGTTTGCCGGCATGCTGGAGGAAGGCAGTCGCGGACAGTGGCCTGAAATTATGTACGGCTTTACCCGCTGTGAAGTCATGGCGGACGAGTTGGAACGGATCGAAGTGGCCGGGAGATTTAAGGGAAGCTGGGCATATTGGCATGTGCTCGAAGAAGGAACCGAAGAAGAGAAGCGTCGGCTGCAGGATAATGCCGAGGAAGAATGGATGGTTAGAGAATTGCTGGCAAAGTATCATATTCGCAGCCAATTGAGCGTTCAGCTTGCGCAGGCCGTGGAGCATGCGCAGTCGCTTGCCAAACGGCTGGATTCGAACAAGCTCGTTCAGGAATTGCAGCGAATCGGAGATTCCTTTCTTCAACCATTGGCCACTGCTCCGGCATTTAACGAGATGAGGTGA
- a CDS encoding polyprenyl synthetase family protein, with product MKLLDLYAKMKHDLNVIEDELENSMTSDHALLSETSLHLLKAGGKRIRPVLVLLAGKFGEYDLDRLKKVAVALELIHMASLVHDDVIDNAKTRRGQLTVKSKWDNRIAMYTGDYIHAKALLIVTDLHHQQLHQMLSKAMVEMCVGEMEQIRDFFNTKQTVRNYLLRIRRKTALLIAISCQLGAIAADSDRKTALGLYKFGYNVGMAFQIKDDLLDLCGTEKQIGKPPGSDIRQGNITLPVLLALQEPHLAPSLEAEIARIREADGQADTRQAIALIKGSRGIARSEELAEKYISKAIMALDQLPPIPARKNLADIARFIAKRNY from the coding sequence ATGAAACTACTGGATTTGTATGCAAAAATGAAGCATGATTTAAATGTGATCGAGGACGAGCTGGAGAATAGCATGACTTCTGACCATGCATTGCTTAGCGAAACCTCGCTCCATCTGCTCAAGGCCGGGGGCAAGCGAATTCGTCCGGTGCTCGTGCTGCTGGCGGGCAAGTTCGGGGAGTACGATCTGGATCGTCTCAAAAAGGTGGCCGTAGCGCTGGAGCTGATCCATATGGCATCGCTGGTTCATGATGATGTCATTGACAATGCCAAGACGCGAAGAGGACAGCTCACGGTCAAGTCGAAATGGGACAACCGGATTGCGATGTACACCGGGGACTACATTCATGCCAAGGCGCTGTTAATCGTGACTGATCTGCATCATCAGCAGCTCCATCAGATGCTCTCCAAGGCCATGGTGGAGATGTGTGTGGGCGAGATGGAGCAGATCCGTGATTTCTTCAATACGAAGCAGACGGTTCGCAACTATTTGCTGCGCATTCGACGCAAGACAGCGCTGCTCATTGCGATTAGCTGCCAACTAGGGGCCATAGCAGCGGATAGCGACCGAAAAACGGCGCTCGGATTGTACAAGTTCGGTTATAATGTAGGCATGGCATTCCAGATTAAGGATGACCTGCTCGATCTATGCGGTACAGAGAAGCAGATTGGCAAGCCGCCTGGTTCGGATATTCGCCAGGGCAACATAACGCTGCCTGTGCTGCTGGCGCTGCAGGAGCCGCATCTTGCGCCATCGCTGGAGGCAGAGATCGCTCGCATACGGGAGGCGGACGGACAGGCCGATACGCGCCAAGCGATCGCGCTGATCAAGGGCAGCCGCGGCATTGCCCGTTCAGAGGAGCTGGCAGAGAAGTATATCTCCAAGGCGATCATGGCGCTCGATCAGTTGCCGCCGATACCAGCGCGCAAAAATCTGGCTGACATAGCAAGGTTTATTGCCAAACGAAATTACTAA
- a CDS encoding demethylmenaquinone methyltransferase: MDSKSKEQFVHSVFENIAPKYDMMNDLLSFRRHKAWRKFTMKKMAVQEGATAIDLCCGTCDWTIAMARESRTGTMIGLDFSANMLEFGQRKVNEIGLNQQITLVQGNAMALPYEDNQFDYATIGFALRNVPDLKQVLREMQRVVKPGGKVVCLELSKPTWQPFKSIYYFYFRKVLPMLGKLFAKRYEQYKWLPDSLVHFPDMNQLAEIYREVGLKQVSVYPLTFGIAALHIGTKGSDRP; encoded by the coding sequence ATGGACTCCAAGTCCAAGGAGCAGTTCGTACATTCCGTTTTCGAAAATATTGCTCCCAAGTATGACATGATGAATGACCTGTTAAGCTTCCGCAGACATAAGGCATGGCGGAAGTTTACGATGAAGAAGATGGCAGTGCAGGAAGGTGCAACGGCGATCGATCTGTGCTGCGGCACATGTGATTGGACGATTGCGATGGCTCGGGAGAGCCGTACAGGAACGATGATCGGTCTTGATTTTAGCGCCAATATGCTGGAATTCGGTCAGCGTAAGGTGAATGAGATTGGTCTGAATCAACAGATTACGCTTGTCCAAGGCAATGCGATGGCGCTGCCCTACGAGGACAATCAATTTGATTATGCTACGATCGGCTTCGCGCTGCGCAACGTGCCTGATCTGAAGCAGGTGCTGCGCGAGATGCAGCGTGTGGTCAAGCCAGGTGGCAAGGTGGTCTGCCTGGAGTTGTCCAAGCCGACCTGGCAGCCGTTCAAGTCGATCTACTACTTTTATTTCCGGAAGGTCCTGCCGATGCTGGGCAAGCTGTTTGCCAAGCGCTATGAGCAGTATAAATGGCTGCCGGACTCCCTTGTTCATTTCCCGGATATGAATCAGCTCGCCGAAATTTATCGTGAGGTTGGACTGAAGCAGGTGAGTGTCTATCCGTTGACCTTTGGCATCGCTGCGCTGCATATCGGTACGAAAGGATCGGATAGACCATGA
- the aroB gene encoding 3-dehydroquinate synthase — MRELTVDLGERSYPIYIGEGVLKDIAALFDKHGISKKSPLLIVSDTNVAPRFLPQIEASLAEGGYSTVSAVVPAGEASKSIAQFEQLITVALEAGLDRNSAVIALGGGVVGDLAGYVAAAYMRGTRFIQIPTTILAHDSSVGGKVAVNHPQAKNIIGAFHQPEMVLYDLLTLQTLPPREVRSGLAEVVKHGLIWDAEFVDWIDEHADKLLALDPEALGYALYKGCGVKASVVSQDERENDLRAILNLGHTIGHALEAVANYNELQHGEAIAIGMVGAARLGVELGAPAEVYEITKRVLQRVGLPVAVPQHLDTDEIMSAMMHDKKFKEGRMVYIIPTAIGKVEINKAMSADSVRAVVEQLKQEG, encoded by the coding sequence ATGAGAGAACTGACAGTTGATTTGGGAGAGCGCTCGTACCCGATCTACATCGGAGAGGGAGTGCTGAAGGATATTGCGGCCCTGTTCGACAAGCATGGCATAAGCAAGAAGTCGCCGCTGCTTATCGTATCGGATACGAATGTTGCCCCCCGGTTTTTGCCGCAGATTGAGGCCAGTCTGGCGGAGGGCGGATACAGCACGGTCTCCGCTGTCGTTCCTGCAGGAGAAGCGTCCAAGTCGATCGCTCAATTCGAGCAGCTCATTACAGTTGCGCTCGAAGCGGGGCTTGACCGCAACTCGGCGGTTATCGCGCTTGGCGGGGGCGTAGTTGGCGATCTGGCGGGCTATGTCGCTGCTGCGTACATGCGTGGAACCCGCTTCATTCAGATTCCGACGACGATACTCGCGCATGACAGCAGCGTAGGGGGCAAGGTAGCGGTCAACCATCCGCAAGCGAAGAATATCATCGGCGCTTTCCATCAGCCGGAGATGGTGCTGTATGATCTACTTACGCTGCAGACGCTGCCGCCACGCGAGGTGAGAAGCGGGCTGGCAGAGGTGGTCAAGCATGGCTTGATCTGGGATGCCGAATTTGTAGATTGGATCGATGAGCATGCTGACAAGCTGCTGGCGCTTGACCCAGAGGCGCTCGGCTATGCCCTGTACAAGGGCTGTGGCGTCAAGGCCTCTGTCGTCTCGCAGGATGAGCGGGAGAATGACCTGCGGGCGATTCTTAACCTTGGGCATACGATAGGTCATGCGCTGGAGGCTGTGGCGAACTACAATGAGCTGCAGCACGGAGAGGCGATTGCGATCGGGATGGTCGGCGCAGCACGACTAGGGGTGGAGCTCGGCGCGCCTGCCGAGGTATACGAGATCACGAAGCGAGTTCTTCAGCGTGTGGGCCTGCCTGTCGCGGTGCCGCAGCATCTGGATACCGACGAGATTATGAGCGCGATGATGCATGACAAGAAGTTCAAGGAAGGCCGGATGGTCTATATTATACCGACGGCGATCGGCAAGGTCGAGATTAACAAGGCGATGTCAGCCGATAGCGTCAGGGCAGTAGTGGAGCAGTTGAAACAGGAAGGGTGA
- a CDS encoding UbiX family flavin prenyltransferase — MVSGAARRRWAVGITGASGAIYGVTLVQELLARNIEVHLVISEAGWRVLKEELGWETAHRQQALQSRFGQELDEGRLVFHPNADIGASIASGSYRMEGMVVIPCSMGSLSSIATGASRNLLTRAADVALKEGRRLILVPRETPLHAIHLENMLKLAQLGIVILPAMPAFYNHPASLDDIVRFVVGKVMDSMRLEHELYRRWGEPSDEG, encoded by the coding sequence ATGGTAAGCGGAGCAGCAAGGAGAAGATGGGCGGTAGGCATTACGGGAGCCAGTGGCGCCATCTATGGCGTGACGCTGGTTCAGGAGCTGCTTGCACGCAACATTGAGGTGCATCTGGTCATCAGTGAAGCAGGCTGGCGTGTGCTCAAGGAGGAGCTGGGATGGGAGACTGCTCATCGCCAGCAGGCGCTGCAGTCACGATTCGGTCAGGAGCTGGACGAAGGGCGGCTCGTGTTTCACCCGAATGCCGATATTGGGGCCAGCATCGCGAGCGGCTCTTACCGGATGGAGGGGATGGTGGTCATCCCTTGCTCGATGGGTTCATTGTCCTCGATCGCGACAGGCGCTTCGCGCAATCTGCTGACCCGCGCTGCGGACGTGGCGCTCAAGGAGGGACGCCGCCTCATCCTGGTGCCGAGAGAAACACCGCTGCATGCCATTCATCTGGAGAACATGCTGAAGCTGGCTCAGCTCGGCATAGTTATTTTGCCGGCCATGCCTGCATTTTATAATCATCCGGCTTCACTGGACGACATCGTCCGCTTCGTCGTTGGCAAGGTCATGGATAGCATGAGGCTGGAGCATGAGCTGTATAGAAGATGGGGGGAACCTAGCGATGAAGGATAA